TCTGGAGAAGGAGGGTCCGGGGCCTGATGTCGGTGTCTGAGTACCTCTCTCTGCACCTCACCTTCCAGAATCCAGGGGCGGGGTCACCTACTGATTCGGACCCAGTGGAGGAGGCCCCAGTACTTCAGTTCTCGCTGCCTGGTACACGATTCTGGAGGCTTTTAGCTCGATTTTGGAGACTTTTAACTGGGAATCTCcgcctcctgctcctcctcctcctgcactAGAGCCTGGGGAGCTTCTGGGAACTGGAACACTGGGTGTGAGTGAGAAGGGGCGGAGGGGGCTGAATGTGAAAtcttgagggaggaggggctggaatCTCAGACTTCTGAGGCTAGGGAGAGGAAGGAGTCGGTGCTGAGACTCTAGGATCTGAAACGTAAAGGGCTGGGGGCCAAGACTTTAGTTCTgagaggggaggaggctggggacctggattcctgggtctgagggagagGCTGGGGACCTGGACTCCTAAATCtaagggaggaggggctgggaccTGGGCTTTTAGGTCTGAGCGAGGAGGGGCTGGAGGCCCaggctcctgggtctgagggaggagggggctgctAGGGGCtgagactcctgggtctgagggaggaggggctgggggcctggattCCTGGgtgtgagggaggagggagctgggggcTAAATTCTAAGTACTTTTAAAAGGAGCAGCTTGGAACCTGATCTTTTGTGGGAGGAGGGGCTGCTGCCAGTAACCCGGAACCGAAGAAAGGCAGGTCTTCCTGGGTCGGAAACCAGAGGGTGGATCAGGCCCCGCCCGCTGCCCCCTGAGAGGTCCGGGATCTGGGAAGGCAGGTTTGGGAGGCACTGTGACCTGGTTTCCCCTTCCCCTGGAGGCGGCAAGACCAACCCAAGCAGAACCCAGGAGTCTTGCTGCAACAGGGCTGATGGAGAGAGACTTTAGGCAGGACTTACTAGGGGTTTAACGGGGAGTTTCAAGCCGGTACCGGTGCCCTCATCTGCCCTTCATTGCCCACCCGTTTGCCCTCCACCCGTCTCACAGCTCAGGCAGAAAGAAGGTGCGGTTTCCCGCGTTTACTGTAAAATCATCCATTGGCTGTAAAGGTATCCAGACCCTCCCTCAATTTTCCCCCCAAGTCCccgccaggattcaaacccaggacaCGCCCAGGACGGGGCCACAAGGGGCTGAGCTCGACACTGCCCAAGCTCCACGTGGGCGGAGCTACTGCGCCCCTGACGTCACGAAGGAGTGAGCTCCGGTGAAGGAGGCGGGTCCACAAGGGGTGGAGTCCCGAGGGGAAGTCCCATTGGGCAAAGTTCCGAAGGGCGGAGCTATTCTGTGTAAGTGGTTCCTTGGGGCGGAGCCACAGGCTGTGCTGTTCCAAGAGGGAGGCGATGGCTGTCGGTGACGTCATAGAGACGGGCTCTGAAGGGCGTGTCCCTGCTCGGTTCCGAGGGGGCGCGACTGTGTGTTGCTGGACCTCGTGAGGGGGCGGAGCCTCAGGGGCGGAGCCTCAGTGTCCAGAGGGGAGTCTCAGGGCAGATGGCAGTCAAGGGCGGGAACCATTGAGGCTGGAACCCTGCGGGAACCCCCGACCCCGTGCCCTTCGGCCTCTCTTGGTTTTCCAAGGTGCCCGTGTGGCTCGCAGGCTCAGCTCTCCATGATTTCTTGGATCCAGTCAAGGTAGTGGCATACGCTGGTGTAGACTGCTGGGCGCCGGGGTCTGGAGCAGGGCTCAGCACCCCCAGACACCACACCTGCCAAGGTTCCATTGCAAACCAGGGGGCCCCCAGAGTCACCCTGTACGTGAGAGACGGGCAGAGGAACTGTTAGGCCACTCTGCTCATGACAATTACACAGGCCACTTCCTCCTTCCCAGAAAGGCCCCAGCCCCTTCTTCCTCCAACATCTGAGAGTCCCCCAtctccagcctctcctccctcagacccaggagtaaAAGCTCAGAGCCCCCACCTGCCCGCAGGACctaacctcctcctcccccaggacTCAGACTCTGGACGCCCAGCCCACTCCTGCAGATCCAGAAGTCTGGAGCTCCAGACCTCTTCTCTTTTACACTGAGGAGTCCAGGCCCTGGTCCCGTCCTCTCCCAGGAACCAGGTTTCCCAGTCTCCTTCTCATTTTGACCCAGGAAGGCTGGGGGCCGACCCCTCTGCTCCCCTAAATCCTAGAAAGCTTGGCAGGACAGCCTCATTTTCCCTAGAATAAGGTCTCACCTGGCAGGAGCCTCGGCCCCCCTCCCACAGGCCTGCACAGAGCATGCTGTCCGAGATGTGGCCGGGGTATGCCCAGTGACAGAGTTTGTTCTCCAGGATGCTGATGTTGGCACACTGCAGTGTGACTGGAAACAGCGCTGTCAGGGAAGAGAACTGTCAAGGATCCGCAATTGTCTCCAACACACTGAGCACTCCACCGCCCTGAGTCCTCCCTGCAGCTTTTCCAAAGGACCCATGGAGCCACATTTAGGACTCTCAAAGACAGAGACAACAGACGGTGACAAAGAGACAGTCATAGCATGCAAGAGAAACAAATGGAGACAAGGAGGAAGAGGgccaagaagagagagaggctggccgggcacagtggttcacacctgtaatcccaacattttggaggccaaggccagcggatcgcttgaggtcaggagtttgggaccagcccagccaacatagtgaaaccctgtctctactgaatatacaaaaattagcctggcatgatggcaggcgcctgtaatcccagctactcgggaggctgaggcacaagaatcacttgaacatgggaggtggaggttgtagtgagccgagactggtcactgcactccagcctgggagacaaagcgagactccatctcaaaaaaaaaaaaaaaaaaaaagaaagaaagaaaaagaagaagaaaggaagagaaacagaaagatgcATGCAGAGAGCCAAGAGCCAAGAGGAGATGCATATATAactccccagcactttgggaggctgaggcgggcggatcacaaggtcaagagattgagaccatcctggccaacatggtgaaaccccatctctactaaaaatacaaaaaattagctgggcgtgctgttgcgcacctgtagtcccaggattgctgaggtaggaggattgcttaaaacccaggaggtggaggttgcagtgagccgagatcacaccactgcactccagcctgggcaacaagagtgagactccatctcttaaaaaaaaagaaataaataaaaaaggaagaaatagagaaagaccCAGAGACCTCAAGGGGTGGAAGGAAGGCAGTGAGATAAAGGGAAAAAGATTCACAGGAAGATGGTCACTGATGGAGACAGAGACATAGACAGAAATACCCGACACAGTGTAGTCAGTATAGATGTGGATAtggatatataatacatatgtgcATTTATATAAGACATGAGCACAGTCTCAGCTGCATCAAGGGACATGATAAACAGAATTGGGAAACAGAAGTTGGGGATGGCGGCTGTGCAGGGAGACAGGAGCCATTGGGGTCCATTGGAGTGGATCAGAGAACTTGTCTTGGCTGAAGGGGGCAGCCTCTATTGACTCAGCCCAGTGCTTGCTATTTTGGGAATGTGAGTTCTTCAAACTTTTTCAAGTGAATCCAGAAACTGGCTTTTGTATAAAACCTTCCAAGTTTTAGATATTGGCAGCAACAAATTCAGCAACAAATTTAGATATTGGCAGCAACTGTTTTTGCAATCCACTGACCCAATTTGGCTAACGGGTCAGTGATCCGTGACTCTGAGAGACATGGCTTTATTCCCATTCTAAGATGAatgtattttcacatttaaacatctctgggccaggcacagtgactcacccctgcgatcccagcactttgggaggccaggagtttgagaccagcctggacaatatagcaagacctcatctttgctaaaaataaaaaaatgacccgggtgtggggtgtggtggcgtatgtctgtaatcccaactacttgggaggttgaagagagaggattgcttgagcccaggagttcaaagctgcagtgagccgtgatcacaccactgcactccagcctgagcaacaaagcgagaccctgtctcaaaaacaaacaagcaaacaaacaaacaaaaactctgaaaTTAGAATGTGTCTTCCAGAAAATGATGTTATATAATCAATAGgatctttcctcctcctcctccttctcctcttcctcttcttctcctcctcctccttctcccctttctctttcttcgcAGTTCATAAAATAATGGCACATCTTAAAAATTCTAGCATCGGcgaggcgtagtggctcatgcctgtaatcccagcactttgggaggcagaggggggtggatcatgaggtcaggagatcgagaccgtcctggctaacacggtgaaaccccatctctactaaagatacaaaaaattagtgggcgtggtggcgggcgcttgtaatcccagctactcaggaggctgaggcaggagaatggcgtgaacctgggcggcggagcttgcagtgagctgagatcgcaccactgcactccagcctgggcgacagagcgagactccgtctcaaaaaaaaaaaaaaaaaaaaattatagcatcTTAGATTTGATTAAATATATCGATTGGCAGATAGATAGActgacagagagaggagagagaaaggaagaagatagAGATgaaaaggcagagacagagaggtgAGGGAGCCAGATCCCGGGCAAGAGGTTTCAGAGAGAGGTTTGGGCCAGGTCATACCCTTGGGACTGGACACGGCCCCCCAGCCTGATATGAGACATTGCGTGCCTGGGGAGACACAGGTCTGGCTGAGGTTGAGGGGCTGCACAGCAGGACTCAGACGTGCCTGCCTGGGCAGGCGGATCAGCATGATGTCATCATTGTGGTCATTGGCACTGAGGTCCTTGTTGAAGCCAGGGTGGGGGAAGAAGTCTGTGGCCCGGAACAGCTGCTCTGGACCCTCCCATTTCCAGAGGTGGTGCTCTCCCAGGCGGACCCACAGATACCTGCTGGGACAGGCCTCAGAGGTCAAGCCAGGTGAAGGTAAAGGTCCTTTCAGTCCCAGCCCTCTTTTCCTGTCCATCAGGGTGCTGTGTGACCCTACGGAAGCCACACACCCTCTCTGGGCCCTCGTCATCTATGTCTAGCCCAGGGTACTGTTATTTTAAGCAAGGCACACACCTCCTCTGTGTCCCTGGTCCTCACTCTGATGTTTTGTGTGCCCCCACCTTTGTAGCTGTCCCCACAGAGCACCCCCTCCTAGTTCCAGGCTGAGTGAgccaccttcctccctcctcacctGGAGCCTTGGTGGTGACTTGGGTCCCCAGGAACGGTGTGGGCACGGGGGGCCCCACCTACCACATAACaacagccccacccctgcccccacaggTCTGGTGGCTTCTGTGGGAGTGGCTCTGTGTGtctgagtggtgtgtgtgtatatgtgtgcatatgtgtgaaaGGGGATGGGATATGGAAAATCCCCGACTTGGGGGTCATCTCTGGCCTTAGCTTTTCCTGTCTATCATATCCTTCACCTTTCAATGCATGTCTTCCTGGTGTCTAACCTTAAGCCCTTACCACAGTTCCAGCCCACTTGTTCCCCTTGTGGCCCATGCCCTAGACAGCTGGGATCCTTTTGGGGTCGACAAGTCTATTCCCCAGCCTCTAACCTCTGACATTAGGCAGCAGGCTAATGACTGCAAATTCATGGTTGGGGAACCAGAGatatctgtctctgtctctctctatcatTCTTGCTGTCTTGGTTCTGGATCTGGGAAAATAGTCCTCAACCCTATATCCCCTCATCCCCCTACCCTTCCCCTGCCTCTGACTCTCTTCCACCTTCATATCTCTGCATGTCTCCTGTTTGGAGACAATGGAACAATGTTCGGCTGAAACCTGAACATTGTTGTCCCAGCCTGATGTACAGGCCTAAGTTAAAAGAGGGCCCATCATGGAGCAATGCATGATGGGAAATTCCCACACAGCATCTCTTACCAGCATCAGTGCTTTATTCCCAGAGGGAAGAAAATGGGAACAGTATGGATGGTCACTTTTTAGAGGCAATGGAGAGAGGATTCCTGCATCAGGTAGCTTCCAGGATTCTATTAGAATGCCCAGAATCTAAGATTCTCGAATTCTCAGATTCTGACACCCTATTATCCATGATTCTACAATCTTGAGGCTCAAGGTTTAGAGTTTTATGAATCCAAGATCCTAATATTCCAGATTCCCCTGGATCAAAAAACTCCAGGATTCTAACATTATCTGaattaaatctaagacttgaacCTAGAATTTTAATATTCTGGGACAAAAAGACTagaattttggctgggcgcggtggctcatgcctgtaatcccagcactttgggaggccaaggagggcagatcacaaggtcaggagttcgagaccagcctgaccaatagggtgaaacccccgtctctactaaaaatacaaaaaaaaaaaaaaaaattagcctggtgtggtggtgcatgcctgtaatcccagctactcaggaggctgaggcaggagaattgctcgaacccaggaggcggaggttgcggcgagctgagatcgtgccactgtactgcagcctgggcaacagaggaagactccgtctcaaaaaaaaaatgactagaaTTTCATAATTCTGTAAATCTATAACCTTAGAAATTTAACAGTCTGGGATTCAAATAGTTTAAGGCTCCAGAATTCTCTGAAACTCAATATTCTAGGATACTGTGTATCAAAGATTCTAGTACTGTGAGTTTCAATATTCAGTGAATCTAGAAAGCTCTGAATTTAAGATTGTAGGATCACACTAGCCATTATggctattgaacacttgaaatgtggctagtccatTTTGTAACAGGCTATTATGTGTAAAATACAGAACAGATTTCGAAGGCTTAGTaccaaaacaaaagtaaactgTATCATTCATACTTATTTAAACATTGATTACATGTCAAAATAAGTTTTTGAGTGTGTCAAGTTAAATCTATTAGAATTAATTTTACtcattccttattttttaaatgtgtccaCCAGAAATTTAAACTTACACACGTGACTGGCATCATAATTCCTTGGGGCAGTGCTGACCCAGACTGCTAAGATTCTAATAGTCTGCGAATCTATGATTCTAGAATTTGTGGAGGCTATTGCAGAATTTCATAAATTCAAGATTTTAGGACTCTACGATTCTGGATTTCTCTGGGTCAGTCTAGGATTTGAAGAGCCTAAGTTTCGAATCTTACACTCCTCAAACGAGATGTTGTGAGACTCTAGAATTTTAGGATTTGGGAGGCTACCCTTTCTAATTCTAAGAGTTGAACTTTTGGTATCAGAAGTGGAGGCTCTACACTTCCGGCCTATAGCACCCCTCACTCTCTCCTGACCCCCAGCCCCCGCCCCTCCCCAGCGTGGCCAGCCCGGGTCACTCACGGCTTGCGGCAGTGGGCAGCTGTGAGCAGCCAGCGGTCACTGATGAGGGTCGCCCCACAGAAGAGCCGGGTGAGGTGGAAGAGGCCAGCCTGCCAAGGCTGGGAGTTGGGGCGACATTCCTCGGCCCCGATGGCACGGGTGTCTGCCCAGCCATGCCCTGGGGTGGGGACGACGGACAAAGGGGTCAGCGAGGAGCaggctgggagggcagggagaggatGCTGAGAAGCCTAGGGGGCAGGAGGCAGAAGCCTAGGACGGGAGGGAAGAGCAAGATGACCTTAGTACAGCCGTGAAGGGGCAGCCAGCCCGGAGCCTCACCTGCCAGCAGAGAGAGTAGAGCACAGAGGAGTCCCAGCTTCATGACCCCCGGGCACCTGGATCCCAGAACGTGCACCCGGCGCCCAGTGCTGCTTTATGGTAAGCCATGCCATCTCCTTCCTCCTTCATAGGGCCGCCCCTGTGATTAATCGGGATTGGGAAATGtccctgggggagggggaagccCTGGGGCTGTGACAGGGGCCTTGGGAGAGGAGGTAAGTGCAGGGGGACCCTCTTTTGGGATGAACTGGTGCCTTGCTGGGCCAGAGCTTGACTGAATGGAGGAGGAGTGCTGGGGGTGTGGAGAGGTTGTGGGCACCTCCTCTGGGGTCTTCAGAGTGGGAACCCTCATTCCTCATCACCTTGGGCTACAAGATACAGAATCTTTTGTGTCCTGGAAAAGTAGGAAGATCCTTGAGGCCTAAGGTCCTGGGGTGCAGCAGGTGTATTTTGGACAAAGCAGTGGTGTGCAGAGACCAACCTCCCAGAGCAGGCTGGAGGGATGTGCAGGAGGACCACCAGAAAGCAGGCTAGGGGTGGGAGACAGAGTCAGGACTCAGACACAAGAGCAGAAGATACAAAGAGAGGGAGGTACAGGCACAGAAGGACCCCAGGTGAGAGGAGGGgcgggaggaggagagagaacacGAGAAAGATTGAGGGAAACCCAggtggagagaggcagagaccaCAAGGCAGCTGCACAGGTTTACACACCTCGCAGAACCTTCCCTGCCCTGGGGATTTGGGCCTCTTCCCACAAGGACAAGGCCCTCTCCTAGAATGTTGAGAAATCTGGTTCCATCTGGATTAACCCACTCTTGTCATAACCTGCCCCCTTCCCCACAGCTCCACCACCCAAGGACCCAGCTGCCCAACCCTCCAGGAAGCAAGTGCCTTGTGCTCTCTCTTAGTACATCCTGATCTTTGCCAAATCCTGAGAACATTTGCTATGTATCTTTTTCATCCAtctccctgtcccccaccccattGTCCTTTCCATCACCTcatcctccctgcctctctcctcatCATTCCTTCTCACCAGGTGGACAGCTTCTGGAGGGCTGGGCTCAGGTCTGAGTCATCTCTGTGTCCCAGCATCACCCAGTTCCAGGCGGAACAGGACTTACAGAAGTCCTCAGGAGATGTtcattgaatgagtgaatgtctttctccatatccttctTTTCCTAGTGAACTCCTACTCACCCTTCAACACCCAACCTCAATGCT
The sequence above is drawn from the Macaca thibetana thibetana isolate TM-01 chromosome 19, ASM2454274v1, whole genome shotgun sequence genome and encodes:
- the KLK9 gene encoding kallikrein-9 — translated: MKLGLLCALLSLLAGHGWADTRAIGAEECRPNSQPWQAGLFHLTRLFCGATLISDRWLLTAAHCRKPYLWVRLGEHHLWKWEGPEQLFRATDFFPHPGFNKDLSANDHNDDIMLIRLPRQARLSPAVQPLNLSQTCVSPGTQCLISGWGAVSSPKALFPVTLQCANISILENKLCHWAYPGHISDSMLCAGLWEGGRGSCQGDSGGPLVCNGTLAGVVSGGAEPCSRPRRPAVYTSVCHYLDWIQEIMES